In the Magnolia sinica isolate HGM2019 chromosome 15, MsV1, whole genome shotgun sequence genome, one interval contains:
- the LOC131226933 gene encoding dynamin-related protein 4C-like yields MASFVLESPEKDHPEKAELPPLASSYNDRIRPLLDAVDRLRHLKVMEEGIELPTIVVVGDQSSGKSSVLESLAGISLPRGQGICTRVPLIMRLQNVLTNEPQMHLEYQGKTIPTSENHISDSISMATDEIAGNGKGISNTPLTLVVKKKGVPDLTMVDLPGITRVPVHGQPEDIYEQISNIIMEYIKPKESIILNVLSATVDFPTCESIRMSQRVDKTGERTLAVVTKADKAPEGLLEKVTADDVNIGLGYVCVRNRIGDETYEDARIEEARLFKSHPLLSKIDKTIVGIPVLAQKLVQIQATSLSQCLPDIVKKINDKLNKNVTDLNNMPQNLTSVADAMQAFMRFVGAAKESLKKVLLRGEFEDFPDEAKMHCTARMAEMLDGFYKDLQCKSSDDDSTSTRPFLMLEISVLEESKWIGLPNFLPRTAFLTLLQRNVNRIALAPLDFVQRVLTYIEEVVIRIVSEHSEEYLQLQSMTKRAVHNLIAKMMDRSVKHVKEIIEMEKIADYTSNPDYVKTWNNLMENQKIFMKVIQDPSKPTKIMFQGFGEVEVGHLRQQSLLILEQAFDMKMRLTAYWRIVLLRLVDSLALHLLFSVKKLVEREMESEIVNELMGSHTGGIERMLEESPSTSLKRERLNKSIKLLRDSKDVVGKIMDRISAGHISD; encoded by the coding sequence ATGGCTAGTTTTGTTCTAGAAAGCCCTGAAAAAGATCACCCCGAGAAAGCAGAACTTCCCCCTCTTGCATCTTCCTACAATGATCGCATCCGCCCGCTGCTTGATGCTGTTGATCGTCTCCGACACTTGAAGGTGATGGAAGAAGGCATTGAACTTCCAACCATAGTTGTAGTTGGAGACCAATCAAGTGGAAAATCAAGTGTACTCGAGTCACTTGCTGGTATCAGCCTTCCACGTGGCCAAGGCATCTGTACTCGTGTCCCACTCATCATGCGGTTACAAAACGTCCTCACAAACGAACCACAAATGCACCTCGAGTATCAAGGAAAGACAATCCCGACATCAGAAAATCATATCTCAGATTCTATCAGCATGGCCACTGATGAGATTGCAGGCAATGGAAAGGGCATCTCCAACACTCCTCTCACTCTTGTAGTGAAGAAGAAAGGCGTTCCTGATCTTACCATGGTCGATCTTCCTGGAATAACACGTGTTCCAGTTCATGGCCAGCCTGAGGATATCTATGAGCAGATATCCAACATCATCATGGAATACATCAAACCAAAGGAGAGCATTATTCTCAATGTTTTATCAGCAACCGTTGATTTTCCAACTTGCGAATCGATTCGGATGTCTCAACGTGTTGATAAAACTGGGGAACGAACATTGGCTGTCGTTACAAAAGCTGATAAGGCTCCTGAAGGTTTGCTAGAGAAGGTGACTGCTGATGATGTGAACATTGGCCTTGGTTATGTTTGTGTGAGGAATCGAATTGGAGATGAAACTTATGAAGATGCAAGGATTGAGGAGGCAAGATTATTCAAATCTCATCCTCTTCTTTCCAAGATTGATAAAACGATTGTTGGAATACCAGTTCTGGCTCAAAAGCTGGTGCAGATTCAAGCAACTAGCCTATCACAATGCTTGCCGGATATTGTTAAAAAGATCAATGACAAGCTCAACAAGAACGTTACTGATTTGAATAACATGCCGCAGAATCTTACAAGTGTTGCTGATGCAATGCAAGCTTTCATGCGTTTTGTTGGAGCTGCGAAAGAATCACTTAAGAAGGTGCTTTTACGTGGTGAATTTGAAGATTTCCCAGATGAGGCGAAAATGCATTGCACTGCTCGGATGGCAGAAATGCTGGATGGGTTCTATAAAGACTTACAATGTAAGTCTTCAGATGATGATTCGACATCAACCCGTCCTTTCTTAATGCTCGAAATTAGTGTTTTGGAGGAGTCCAAATGGATCGGGCTTCCTAATTTCCTACCGCGGACTGCTTTCCTTACATTATTGCAACGGAATGTTAATCGAATTGCGCTTGCTCCATTGGATTTTGTTCAAAGGGTCTTGACCTACATTGAGGAAGTGGTCATTCGCATTGTTTCTGAGCACTCGGAGGAGTACTTGCAGCTGCAGTCAATGACCAAAAGGGCAGTCCATAATCTAATTGCCAAGATGATGGATAGGTCGGTTAAGCATGTTAAGGAGATTATTGAAATGGAGAAGATTGCCGATTACACCTCAAACCCTGATTATGTGAAGACATGGAACAACTTAATGGAGAATCAAAAGATATTTATGAAGGTAATACAGGATCCTTCGAAACCAACTAAAATCATGTTTCAGGGCTTCGGTGAAGTTGAGGTTGGTCATTTGAGGCAACAGTCACTGTTGATTCTCGAGCAAGCATTCGACATGAAAATGAGATTGACTGCATACTGGAGGATTGTGCTGCTGAGGTTGGTTGACAGTTTGGCTCTTCATCTTCTCTTTAGTGTTAAGAAATTGGTTGAAAGGGAAATGGAATCTGAGATTGTTAATGAATTGATGGGGTCTCACACTGGTGGGATCGAAAGGATGTTGGAGGAATCACCATCTACTTCTCTGAAACGTGAGCGGCTGAACAAGAGCATTAAGTTgcttagggattcaaaggatgtTGTTGGGAAGATAATGGACCGCATTTCTGCCGGCCACATCTCTGACTAG